The following are encoded in a window of Bacillus sp. SORGH_AS_0510 genomic DNA:
- a CDS encoding cysteine desulfurase, which yields MNIHDIRKQFPILDQEVNGKPLVYLDSSATSQKPLQVIEAVDKYYREINSNVHRGVHTLGTRATDAYEGAREKVRKFINAKSIQEIIFTRGTTTSINTIAASYAAANLKEGDEIVITYMEHHSNIIPWQQVARRTGAQLKYIPLQEDGTISLDDVRATITANTRVVSVMQVSNVLGVINPVKEIAQIAHENGAIMVVDGAQSAPHMKIDVQDLDCDFLAFSGHKMCAPTGIGVLYGKKHLLENMEPIEFGGEMIDFVQLQESTWKELPWKFEGGTPIIAGAIGLGAAIDFLTEVGLDNIAEHEHKLAAYALDKMSVVEGMTIYGPLDAAKRAGLITFNLTDVHPHDVATVLDAEGIAVRAGHHCAQPLMRWLKASATARASFYLYNSEEDIDKLVEGLVKTKEYFSDVF from the coding sequence ATGAATATCCATGATATTCGTAAACAGTTTCCGATCCTAGACCAAGAAGTGAACGGCAAGCCGTTGGTGTATCTGGATAGTTCAGCTACATCACAGAAGCCGCTTCAAGTGATTGAGGCAGTTGATAAATATTACCGTGAAATCAATTCCAATGTCCATCGTGGTGTGCATACATTAGGAACAAGAGCGACGGATGCCTATGAAGGGGCACGTGAAAAGGTCCGTAAATTTATCAACGCAAAATCGATACAAGAGATTATTTTTACAAGAGGTACAACGACTTCTATTAATACGATTGCAGCTAGTTATGCAGCGGCTAATCTTAAAGAAGGCGATGAAATTGTTATCACTTATATGGAGCACCACAGTAATATTATCCCGTGGCAGCAAGTGGCTAGACGGACTGGTGCCCAGTTAAAATATATTCCGCTCCAAGAGGACGGAACCATCTCACTTGATGATGTTCGTGCAACGATTACTGCAAACACGAGAGTTGTATCTGTGATGCAGGTATCGAATGTACTTGGCGTCATCAATCCAGTGAAGGAAATTGCTCAAATTGCCCATGAAAATGGGGCCATCATGGTGGTAGATGGTGCTCAGAGTGCACCTCATATGAAAATTGATGTACAGGATTTGGATTGTGATTTCCTTGCATTCTCTGGTCATAAAATGTGCGCTCCTACAGGCATCGGTGTTCTTTATGGGAAGAAACATTTACTTGAAAACATGGAGCCAATTGAGTTTGGCGGTGAGATGATTGATTTCGTGCAATTGCAGGAATCAACGTGGAAAGAGCTTCCATGGAAATTCGAAGGTGGAACACCTATTATTGCAGGTGCGATTGGTCTAGGAGCCGCTATCGACTTTTTGACAGAGGTTGGATTAGACAACATTGCAGAGCACGAACATAAGCTGGCTGCCTATGCGTTAGACAAAATGTCTGTCGTTGAAGGTATGACAATTTATGGTCCGCTTGATGCAGCAAAGCGGGCAGGACTTATTACTTTTAATTTAACAGACGTACATCCACACGATGTAGCAACTGTGCTAGATGCAGAAGGAATTGCTGTCCGTGCCGGACATCACTGCGCACAGCCGCTGATGAGATGGCTTAAGGCTTCAGCAACTGCTAGAGCAAGTTTCTATTTATACAATTCTGAAGAGGATATTGATAAACTCGTTGAAGGGCTTGTCAAAACAAAGGAGTATTTCAGCGATGTCTTCTAA
- a CDS encoding nuclease-related domain-containing protein, with protein sequence MAYKERCESVELKILKLLSQRMTLTDKYKKSYHNLEKGYEGEVAFDILTAMLKCKSLILNDLFLETSGTKFQIDSIIVTQEPIYLFEVKNYEGDYYYESGRFYTIYKKEITNALLQIERSESLLRQLLQSLGYRNPIKAYVVFINPEFYLYQAPLDEPIIYPNQLNQFMKKLNNHPSTLTAHHKRLADQLVSMHRTDFNKDKIPPYDWHSVKKGINCCLCHSFNVTVLGKKLVCGVCGYTEGLDSSILRGVNEFSLLFPNEKITTNVIHDWFQVLDSKKTFLRVLKKNCDALGKKEFIFIK encoded by the coding sequence GTGGCTTATAAAGAGCGGTGCGAATCAGTGGAATTAAAAATATTAAAATTGCTTTCCCAACGAATGACTTTAACAGATAAATACAAAAAATCATATCACAACCTCGAAAAGGGGTATGAGGGCGAGGTGGCATTTGATATATTGACTGCAATGTTGAAATGTAAAAGTTTAATACTTAACGATTTATTTTTAGAAACCAGTGGTACTAAATTCCAAATAGATTCTATTATAGTTACTCAAGAACCAATCTATCTTTTCGAAGTAAAGAATTATGAAGGTGATTATTATTATGAATCCGGTAGATTCTACACCATCTATAAAAAGGAAATTACAAACGCTTTACTGCAAATAGAGAGAAGTGAATCCTTACTTCGGCAGCTGCTCCAATCTCTTGGCTATCGAAACCCTATTAAGGCGTATGTAGTTTTTATTAACCCCGAGTTTTATTTATATCAAGCTCCTCTTGACGAACCTATTATTTACCCAAATCAGCTTAATCAATTTATGAAAAAATTGAACAATCATCCTTCGACATTAACAGCCCATCACAAAAGGTTAGCTGACCAATTAGTTTCTATGCACCGAACTGATTTTAACAAGGACAAGATTCCCCCTTATGATTGGCATTCTGTTAAGAAAGGAATAAATTGTTGTTTATGCCATTCCTTTAACGTTACTGTTTTAGGCAAAAAATTAGTTTGTGGTGTTTGCGGTTATACAGAAGGTCTTGACAGCTCTATATTGAGGGGAGTAAATGAATTTAGTTTACTTTTTCCAAATGAAAAAATAACAACCAATGTGATTCATGACTGGTTTCAAGTGCTGGATTCAAAGAAGACTTTTTTAAGGGTTTTAAAGAAGAACTGTGATGCTCTTGGAAAGAAAGAATTTATTTTTATTAAATAG
- a CDS encoding O-acetylhomoserine aminocarboxypropyltransferase/cysteine synthase family protein — translation MGESQKKYRFETLSVHGGLAPDPVTGARAVPIYQNNAYQFKNTEHAANLFSLAEPGYIYTRIHNPTTTVFEERVALLEGGVGSLAVASGMAAITLAILNVAEAGDEIVAASNLYGGTYNLFAVTLPKYGIKVNFVDAENPENFRAAITPKTKAVFAETIGNPSLRVLDIEKVAEIAHEAGVPLIIDNTFATPYLCRPIEFGADIVVHSATKWLLGNGTTTGGIIVDGGKFDWNSSRFPGFTTPDASYHDLVYAEALGALAYIVKARVQLLRDLGPALSPQNSFQFTLGLETLHVRMKEHVANSKTIVEYLLNHPAVDWVSYPGHPSHPDYELAKKYLPKGAGSMVVFGIKGGKEAGAKLIDSLSLWAHVANVGDAKSLIIHPASTTHQQLDAEGLRAAGVSEDLIRLSIGIENVEDLIDDLESAIETATGLVSAKANA, via the coding sequence ATGGGAGAAAGTCAAAAAAAGTATCGCTTTGAAACATTAAGTGTTCATGGAGGATTGGCTCCAGATCCAGTAACAGGTGCTCGTGCCGTTCCTATCTATCAAAACAATGCCTATCAATTTAAAAATACTGAACATGCGGCTAATCTTTTTAGCTTAGCAGAACCAGGCTACATATATACTCGAATCCACAATCCAACGACTACCGTATTCGAAGAAAGAGTAGCACTTCTTGAAGGCGGAGTAGGATCATTGGCTGTGGCAAGCGGCATGGCTGCTATTACACTTGCAATCCTCAACGTGGCTGAAGCGGGAGATGAAATTGTAGCTGCTTCCAACCTTTACGGTGGAACCTATAATTTGTTTGCAGTAACCCTTCCAAAATACGGCATTAAGGTGAACTTTGTTGATGCAGAAAATCCTGAAAACTTCCGTGCAGCAATCACCCCGAAAACAAAGGCTGTTTTTGCAGAAACAATTGGGAATCCAAGCTTGCGTGTCCTGGATATTGAAAAGGTAGCAGAGATTGCTCATGAGGCGGGGGTACCTCTAATTATTGATAACACCTTTGCTACGCCGTATTTATGCAGACCAATTGAGTTTGGGGCTGACATTGTGGTTCACTCAGCAACCAAGTGGTTGTTAGGAAATGGTACAACAACAGGAGGTATCATTGTTGATGGAGGGAAATTCGATTGGAATTCTTCCAGATTTCCTGGCTTTACAACTCCTGATGCAAGCTACCATGATCTTGTCTATGCAGAGGCATTAGGTGCCCTAGCCTATATCGTAAAGGCGCGTGTACAGTTATTACGTGACCTAGGTCCGGCTTTAAGCCCGCAAAACTCCTTCCAATTTACGTTGGGATTAGAGACACTACATGTCCGAATGAAGGAGCATGTAGCTAATTCAAAAACCATTGTCGAATATTTATTAAACCACCCTGCAGTAGATTGGGTATCCTATCCTGGGCATCCATCACATCCTGATTATGAATTAGCGAAAAAATACTTACCAAAAGGTGCAGGTTCCATGGTTGTTTTTGGCATAAAAGGTGGAAAAGAAGCAGGGGCAAAGCTGATTGATTCCCTTTCCCTGTGGGCCCATGTAGCTAATGTGGGTGACGCAAAAAGCTTAATCATTCATCCGGCAAGTACAACGCATCAACAATTAGATGCGGAAGGACTCAGGGCGGCTGGTGTTTCAGAGGATTTAATCCGTCTTTCAATCGGGATTGAGAATGTCGAGGACTTAATTGACGATCTTGAATCAGCTATTGAAACAGCAACAGGTCTGGTATCAGCGAAAGCCAATGCTTAA
- the sufU gene encoding Fe-S cluster assembly sulfur transfer protein SufU — MSSNLDALYRQVIMDHYKNPRNRGVLEDGSHTINMNNPTCGDRIQLSLKVENGIVVDAKQEGEGCSISMSSASMMTQAIKGKKIEEALKMSKIFSEMMQGKEYDDDIDLGDIEALQGVAKFPARIKCATLAWKAMEKGLKEEEQE, encoded by the coding sequence ATGTCTTCTAATTTAGATGCACTATACCGTCAAGTAATTATGGATCATTATAAAAATCCCCGGAACCGTGGTGTTTTGGAGGATGGCAGCCACACGATTAATATGAATAACCCTACATGTGGAGACCGCATTCAATTGAGCCTCAAGGTGGAAAATGGAATTGTGGTTGACGCAAAGCAAGAAGGGGAAGGCTGTTCTATCTCAATGTCTTCCGCATCTATGATGACCCAAGCAATTAAAGGGAAAAAGATCGAAGAGGCATTGAAAATGTCAAAGATCTTCTCTGAAATGATGCAAGGGAAAGAGTATGATGATGATATTGATTTAGGTGATATTGAGGCCCTTCAGGGGGTTGCCAAGTTTCCTGCCCGCATCAAATGTGCCACGTTAGCGTGGAAGGCGATGGAAAAAGGCTTGAAGGAAGAAGAACAAGAATAA
- the sufC gene encoding Fe-S cluster assembly ATPase SufC, whose amino-acid sequence MAGSTLTIKDLHVEIDGKEIIKGLNLEVKGGEIHAIMGPNGTGKSTLSSAIMGHPKYEVTSGSIVLDGENVLEMEVDERARAGLFLAMQYPSEINGVTNADFLRSALNSRLGEGNEISLMKFIRKMDKQMEFLEMDLDMAQRYLNEGFSGGEKKRNEILQLMMLEPKIAILDEIDSGLDIDALKVVSKGINEMRGEEFGCLVITHYQRLLDYITPDYVHVMMQGRIVKSGGPELAQRLEAEGYDWIKQELGIEDETVGQEA is encoded by the coding sequence ATGGCTGGATCAACTTTAACGATCAAAGATTTACATGTAGAAATTGATGGGAAAGAAATTATTAAAGGATTAAACCTTGAAGTAAAAGGTGGAGAAATCCATGCAATCATGGGTCCTAACGGAACTGGTAAATCCACTTTATCATCTGCAATTATGGGTCACCCTAAATATGAAGTAACTAGCGGCAGCATTGTTTTAGATGGTGAAAATGTTCTTGAAATGGAAGTAGATGAGCGCGCTCGTGCAGGTCTATTCCTAGCAATGCAATACCCAAGTGAAATCAACGGCGTAACAAATGCCGATTTTTTACGTTCAGCATTAAATAGCCGCCTTGGCGAAGGAAACGAAATTTCCCTCATGAAATTCATCCGTAAGATGGATAAACAAATGGAATTCCTTGAAATGGATTTAGATATGGCTCAGCGCTACCTTAACGAAGGTTTCTCTGGTGGAGAGAAGAAGCGTAACGAAATCTTACAATTAATGATGTTAGAACCAAAAATTGCGATCCTAGATGAAATTGACTCAGGTCTAGATATCGACGCATTAAAAGTTGTTTCTAAAGGTATCAATGAAATGCGTGGCGAAGAATTCGGATGCCTAGTTATTACTCACTATCAACGTCTTTTAGACTATATCACTCCTGACTATGTACACGTTATGATGCAGGGCCGTATCGTAAAATCAGGCGGACCAGAGCTAGCACAACGCTTAGAAGCAGAAGGATATGACTGGATCAAACAAGAGCTTGGAATTGAAGATGAAACAGTTGGGCAAGAAGCGTAA
- a CDS encoding methionine ABC transporter permease: MINELFPNVDWLMMWEATKDTVYMTAISVLVTFILGTFLGLLLFLTSRGNLWENKPVNTVISGIVNIFRSIPFIILIVLLIPFTTFLLGTMIGEDAALPALIIGAAPFYARMVEIGLREINKGVIEAAKSMGATTGTIIWKVLLPESMPALISGITVTAIALVGYTAMAGAIGAGGLGNLAYNYGFQRNQNDVTFVATVIILIVVFIIQLIGDFITSKLDKR, translated from the coding sequence ATGATTAATGAGCTTTTTCCAAATGTCGATTGGCTTATGATGTGGGAAGCCACGAAGGATACGGTGTATATGACGGCTATCTCCGTCCTTGTTACCTTTATTCTAGGCACCTTCTTAGGACTGCTGCTTTTCCTAACATCCAGAGGAAACTTATGGGAAAACAAACCGGTTAACACGGTCATCAGTGGTATTGTGAATATTTTCCGTTCGATTCCATTTATTATTTTAATTGTGTTATTAATCCCGTTTACAACCTTCCTATTAGGAACCATGATTGGTGAAGACGCAGCGTTACCAGCACTAATTATCGGGGCTGCACCGTTTTATGCAAGGATGGTAGAGATTGGTCTAAGGGAAATTAATAAAGGTGTCATTGAAGCGGCAAAATCAATGGGTGCAACTACTGGAACGATTATTTGGAAGGTACTATTACCCGAATCTATGCCAGCACTTATTTCCGGTATTACCGTAACAGCAATTGCCCTTGTGGGATATACAGCGATGGCAGGAGCCATTGGCGCAGGGGGATTAGGAAACCTTGCCTATAACTATGGTTTCCAACGAAATCAAAATGACGTAACTTTTGTGGCTACAGTCATTATTTTAATTGTCGTGTTCATCATTCAGTTAATTGGTGATTTCATCACTTCTAAATTAGATAAAAGATAA
- a CDS encoding MetQ/NlpA family ABC transporter substrate-binding protein, giving the protein MKKWLSVLLALTLALALAACGKSEEKSEGTSEKGGTTKLVVGASTVPHAEILEQAKPLLKEKGIDLEITTFTDYVLPNKALASKELDANYFQHIPYLESQNKEFNYGFVNAGGIHIEPIGVYSKKYKKLSDLPKGAHLIMSNSVADHGRLLSLLEAQGLIKLKDGIDKTKAELKDVVENPKDLKFDANYEAKLLPQIFNNGEGDAVLINSNYAIDAGLNPVKDSIAIEDKESPYVNVIAVRKGDENKPAIKALVEVLHSKKIQDFILDKYKGAVVPVSE; this is encoded by the coding sequence ATGAAAAAATGGTTATCCGTTTTACTAGCTTTAACATTAGCCCTTGCGCTTGCTGCTTGTGGCAAATCAGAAGAAAAATCTGAAGGTACTTCAGAAAAAGGCGGTACTACAAAATTAGTAGTTGGTGCATCTACTGTTCCACACGCTGAAATTTTAGAACAAGCAAAACCATTATTGAAAGAAAAAGGAATCGATCTGGAAATTACAACTTTCACTGACTATGTATTACCAAACAAAGCATTGGCTTCAAAAGAATTAGATGCTAACTACTTCCAGCACATCCCTTACTTAGAATCTCAAAACAAAGAATTTAACTACGGATTTGTTAACGCTGGCGGCATTCACATCGAGCCAATCGGTGTCTATTCTAAAAAGTACAAAAAGTTAAGTGACCTTCCAAAGGGTGCTCACTTAATTATGAGTAACTCTGTAGCTGACCATGGCCGTCTACTTTCATTACTAGAAGCACAAGGATTAATTAAGCTAAAAGATGGCATTGATAAAACAAAAGCTGAATTAAAAGATGTTGTTGAAAATCCAAAGGATTTAAAATTTGATGCAAACTATGAAGCGAAGCTTTTACCACAAATCTTCAATAATGGTGAAGGTGATGCAGTCCTAATTAACTCTAACTATGCAATTGATGCTGGATTAAACCCTGTGAAGGATTCTATTGCAATTGAAGATAAAGAATCTCCTTACGTGAACGTGATTGCTGTGCGTAAAGGTGACGAAAACAAACCTGCGATTAAAGCACTTGTAGAAGTTCTTCATTCAAAAAAAATTCAAGACTTCATTCTTGATAAATATAAAGGTGCAGTTGTACCTGTTTCTGAATAA
- a CDS encoding methionine ABC transporter ATP-binding protein, with translation MISINNVRKIFPSKQGQLKAVDEVNLEIQEGEIFGIIGYSGAGKSTLIRMLNGLEIPTDGTVTVAGRVISKIKGSELRKARQEISMIFQHFNLLWSRTVSENIAFPLEIAGIKGAERQKRVNELIKLVGLEGRENAYPSQLSGGQKQRVGIARALANNPKVLLCDEATSALDPQTTDSILELLVDINKRLGLTIVLITHEMHVIRKICHRVAVMESGRVVELGSVLDVFKNPQKQITKRFVQQVTEPEETKETAEHLLERYHSGQVVQLTFIGESAEQPLITNLIKQHDVTVNILQGKISQTQSGSYGTLFIHLDGDDKEVNKAIDFIRSQQVGLEVVTND, from the coding sequence GTGATTTCAATAAATAATGTCCGTAAGATTTTCCCTTCTAAACAGGGTCAGCTAAAAGCGGTCGATGAAGTAAATTTAGAAATACAAGAAGGGGAAATTTTCGGAATCATCGGATATAGCGGTGCAGGAAAAAGTACGTTAATTCGGATGCTAAATGGCTTAGAGATCCCAACGGATGGGACTGTCACTGTAGCAGGTCGAGTGATTTCAAAAATAAAGGGTAGTGAGCTGCGTAAGGCACGCCAGGAGATCAGCATGATCTTCCAACACTTCAACCTATTGTGGTCAAGAACAGTAAGTGAAAATATTGCCTTTCCTCTTGAAATTGCAGGGATCAAGGGTGCAGAGAGACAGAAAAGAGTCAATGAGCTCATTAAGCTTGTAGGACTTGAGGGACGTGAAAACGCCTATCCTTCACAGCTGAGCGGGGGACAAAAGCAAAGAGTAGGGATTGCTAGAGCACTAGCAAACAATCCGAAGGTACTTCTTTGTGATGAAGCGACGTCAGCGCTTGACCCTCAAACAACCGATTCAATATTAGAGTTATTAGTCGATATCAACAAGCGACTAGGTTTGACTATTGTGTTGATTACACATGAAATGCATGTCATCCGAAAAATTTGTCACCGGGTGGCGGTTATGGAAAGCGGTCGAGTAGTTGAACTTGGCTCCGTATTAGATGTATTTAAGAACCCGCAAAAGCAAATCACGAAACGATTTGTACAGCAGGTGACAGAGCCGGAAGAAACGAAAGAAACGGCTGAACATTTGCTCGAACGTTACCATTCCGGTCAGGTTGTTCAATTGACTTTCATTGGCGAATCAGCTGAGCAGCCGCTCATTACGAATCTAATTAAACAGCATGATGTAACAGTTAATATACTGCAGGGGAAAATTTCACAAACACAAAGCGGCTCATATGGTACTCTCTTTATTCATCTTGATGGTGACGACAAAGAAGTAAACAAAGCAATAGACTTTATTCGTTCCCAGCAGGTTGGTTTGGAGGTGGTAACAAATGATTAA
- the sufD gene encoding Fe-S cluster assembly protein SufD: MTTETKLPFDKGFVSSFSKEMNEPAWFEAFRLKALESFEQLPMPRPDKTKIDKWNFTQFDQHTVKSAAYASLAELPEEVKALVDVDAADKNLYIQRNQTPAFLSLSEELKNKGVIFTDIFTAAREHGELLKRYYMTQAINADEHRLTALHAALVNGGVFLYIPKNVEIAEPIQAVYVHDHAEANLFNHVIVVAEDNGSVTYVENYISTIEESNSIVNILTEVIANANAKVVYGAVDYLAKGTTTYVNRRGVAGRDARIEWALGLMNEGNTISENTTNLIGDGSYGDTKTVVVGRGEQTQNFTTKVVHFGKNSEGYILKHGVMKDSATSIFNGIGKIEHGASKSNAEQESRVLMLSEKARGDANPILLIDEDDVTAGHAASVGRVDKVQLYYLMSRGIPKHEAERLIIHGFLAPVVNQLPIEGVKKQLTEVIERKVR, from the coding sequence ATGACAACAGAAACAAAATTACCATTTGATAAGGGTTTTGTAAGCTCCTTTTCGAAAGAAATGAACGAGCCTGCTTGGTTTGAAGCGTTCCGTCTCAAAGCATTAGAGAGTTTTGAACAACTGCCAATGCCAAGACCTGATAAAACAAAAATTGATAAATGGAATTTCACTCAGTTTGATCAACATACAGTTAAAAGTGCAGCGTATGCTTCACTTGCTGAACTGCCAGAAGAAGTAAAGGCATTAGTTGATGTAGATGCAGCTGATAAAAACCTATATATTCAAAGGAACCAAACTCCTGCCTTTTTATCTCTATCAGAAGAATTAAAGAATAAGGGAGTTATCTTTACAGACATTTTTACAGCAGCAAGAGAGCACGGAGAGCTGTTGAAAAGATACTATATGACACAAGCTATTAATGCTGATGAGCACCGTCTTACAGCTCTTCATGCGGCATTAGTGAACGGTGGGGTGTTCTTATACATTCCAAAAAACGTTGAAATTGCTGAACCTATTCAAGCGGTTTACGTTCATGATCATGCTGAGGCTAACCTTTTTAACCACGTGATTGTTGTTGCAGAAGATAATGGCTCAGTTACTTATGTTGAAAACTATATTTCAACGATTGAAGAATCAAATTCAATCGTAAACATCCTTACAGAGGTTATCGCTAATGCGAATGCGAAAGTTGTTTACGGTGCAGTGGATTATCTTGCAAAAGGAACAACTACGTATGTTAACCGCCGTGGTGTTGCTGGAAGAGATGCTCGTATTGAATGGGCATTAGGATTAATGAACGAAGGTAACACTATTTCTGAAAACACAACCAACCTAATTGGTGACGGTTCATACGGTGATACAAAAACAGTTGTCGTTGGCCGTGGCGAACAAACGCAAAACTTTACGACAAAGGTTGTTCACTTTGGCAAGAACAGCGAAGGGTATATCTTAAAGCATGGAGTTATGAAGGACAGTGCGACATCCATTTTTAATGGTATTGGAAAAATTGAGCATGGTGCTTCTAAATCAAATGCAGAGCAAGAATCTCGCGTATTAATGCTTAGCGAAAAAGCACGTGGAGATGCCAACCCAATTCTTCTAATTGATGAAGATGATGTAACTGCAGGTCACGCAGCTTCTGTCGGCCGAGTGGATAAAGTACAGCTTTACTACTTAATGAGCCGTGGTATTCCTAAGCATGAAGCAGAGCGCTTAATCATTCATGGATTCCTTGCACCAGTTGTTAACCAGCTACCAATAGAAGGAGTTAAGAAACAGCTGACTGAAGTGATCGAAAGGAAAGTACGCTAA